One Dysidea avara chromosome 7, odDysAvar1.4, whole genome shotgun sequence genomic region harbors:
- the LOC136259987 gene encoding nucleolar protein 6-like has product MPKVKKRKISEASSPVKEPAAKRQTQTDLTPAEEPNGLTACDVDEKEVSDQATPPKTVHVASKVSLYKPPTFEELQNLKETEMLFKSNLLKLQVTELLAEVRPKKKPSMDAFLHALRSVLISIPSTEPVDLCDGVSSVPKPVKYPLKLKCSPNIKGKYHFAPPQSVKVVGSYLLQNLTKPELNVDVAVEIPQECLQAKDHLNYRYFHKRALYLCHIAAVLKKEKQLLTHLRFSYMNSDPLLPIIRLNPILNGQVSKYVVQLYPCIPDGVFKVSKLGPDRNNVRDTSAGDGQDNPATPHYNNALLRDMGNYQHHLHDMYTASQDCEAFTDAVMLFKVWLRQRELLKGYGCFNGFMVSMLIVYLLHNRKVHKLMTSYQILRITLEHLASNDWTVQGITLSTQSDVPLEKFHEAFDVVFVDSSGYYNLCGDMLSTTYHQVKREASVALKLLEKECTESFETLFMTPVPFIQAFDTLFHVYPASVLNESLNPQKEEAARCDLAVSIVPAVLRKMCVILRKGLGSRATNVAIKLQPSKEWLISKTPPDPDVGPVTLAMLLTERAYSELELGPPADSPEASTFRSFWGELSELRRFQDTSINEAVVWESSCTADRRGIIQRIIQHLLRRHFKVDSSHVTSTMSQLDQVISLPQYNKNSDIGVFSTGEETSQDVSRVFEDLNKQLRGLNQLPLAVVSVVGTSPVFRHTEVFPPVPWSGRFRSHLTVVSPREDSQSQCLYPNFDHATPPYVQALSVVCQLESSGKWPDEVKAIQQIKAAFYVKMSELLSKDHSLLCSPTFRYLDVLKEGFLFRVKIVHPWEVALRKNAATQKTKQQKQASLEMERDLIVLPTLSSCLLGIHQEFPAFSIGARLCKRWMCSQLFSSHVREEVIELIVSDLFQSPAPLSPPGSPSAVLLRFLCKMSKFEWSKVNDIVQNLLPHEEDNQMDLAAMFSSPPVVIQARIRQLSEEGYQLLSSQLDQASQSEIDYKQIFRPPLQDYHVLIHLHKKHVVQTQCSVDSTMDGHSTVMSRKMLKLPVVDFDPVKLYLKELENSFSEFALFFYDQYGGDYIAVVWRPNICLPHSFKVSQANCRKPAKRKVVVDLDSILTDFQVIGNGLVKSVEIMSDPRT; this is encoded by the exons ATGCCTAAAGTTAAGAAACGAAAGATTTCAGAGGCGTCATCTCCA GTAAAAGAACCTGCAGCTAAGAGGCAAACACAGACTGATCTCACACCAGCTGAGGAGCCCAATGGGCTTACTGCATGTGATGTGGATGAGAAGGAAGTGTCAGACCAAGCCACACCTCCAAAGACTGTACATGTGGCATCCAAAGTGAGCTTGTACAAGCCACCCACTTTTGAGGAGTTGCAGAATTTAAAGGAGACAGAAATGCTGTTCAAATCTAACTTGTTGAAGCTGCAg GTCACTGAACTGCTGGCTGAAGTGAGGCCAAAGAAAAAACCATCAATGGATGCATTCCTGCATGCATTGAGATCAGTTCTTATTTCAATACCTTCAACTGAGCCAGTGGat TTATGTGATGGAGTGTCCAGTGTACCAAAGCCAGTGAAGTATCCACTGAAGTTGAAGTGCAGTCCGAACATAAAAGGAAAATATCATTTTGCCCCTCCACAATCTGTGAAGGTGGTGGGCAGCTACTTACTACAGAACCTCACTAAGCCGGAACTGAATGTTGATGTTGCAGTGGAGATACCACAA GAGTGCTTGCAAGCAAAGGATCATTTGAATTACCGGTACTTTCACAAAAGAGCTCTGTACTTGTGTCACATTGCTGCTGTACTGAAGAAGGAAAAACAACTATTGACTCATTTGAGGTTTTCTTACATGAATTCAGACCCGTTGCTTCCTATAATACGTCTAAATCCTATATTGAATGGCCAAGTCTCTAAATATGTTGTCCAGTTGTACCCCTGTATACCAGATGGTGTGTTCAAGGTCAGCAAGTTAGGTCCTGACAGAAACAATGTCAGGGACACCTCGGCTGGAGATGGACAAG ATAATCCAGCTACTCCACATTACAATAATGCTCTACTACGGGACATGGGCAATTACCAACATCACTTGCATGACATGTACACAGCCTCTCAAGATTGTGAAGCATTTACGGATGCAGTGATGTTATTTAAAGTGTGGCTACGTCAGAGAGAATTACTTAAA GGTTATGGCTGTTTCAATGGATTTATGGTTAGTATGCTGATTGTCTACTTGCTTCATAATCGGAAAGTCCACAAACTCATGACAAGTTACCAAATACTTCGCATCACTTTAGAACACTTGG CTTCTAATGACTGGACAGTCCAGGGGATTACCCTTTCTACACAGAGTGAT GTGCCATTGGAGAAGTTTCATGAAGCATTTGATGTGGTATTTGTTGACTCTTCAGGTTACTACAACTTGTGTGGGGACATGTTGTCTACTACTTATCATCAAGTAAAACGTGAAGCTAGTGTAGCACTTAAACTCTTAGAGAAAGAGTGTACAGAAAGTTTTGAGACTTTGTTTATGACTCCTGTACCCTTTATTCAAGCCTTCGATACACTTTTCCA TGTTTACCCAGCCAGTGTTCTAAATGAGTCGCTGAATCCTCAGAAGGAGGAAGCTGCACGTTGTGATTTGGCTGTTTCCATTGTTCCAGCTGTCCTGAGAAAAATGTGTGTTATCTTGAGAAAGGGCCTGGGTAGCAGGGCTACCAATGTTGCTATCAAACTTCAACCTAGTAAAGAG TGGCTTATATCAAAGACTCCTCCTGACCCTGATGTTGGCCCGGTCACTCTTGCTATGCTATTGACTGAGAGAGCATATTCAGAGTTAGAACTTGGACCACCTGCAGACAGCCCTGAG GCTTCAACATTCCGATCATTTTGGGGAGAGCTGTCTGAATTACGTCGTTTCCAAGATACTTCCATCAATGAAGCAGTAGTTTGGGAGAGCTCGTGTACTGCTGACCGTCGTGGGATCATTCAGAGAATCATCCAACACTTACTTCGCAG GCACTTCAAGGTGGACAGCTCCCATGTGACATCTACAATGAGTCAACTTGATCAAGTGATATCATTGCCACAGTACAACAAGAATAGTGATATTGGAGTATTTTCTACTGGAGAGGAAACATCTCAGGATGTATCAAGGGTGTTTGAAGATCTCAACAAACAGCTGCGTGGCTTGAACCAACTACCTTTGGCAGTGGTGTCCGTTGTTGGGACCAGTCCAGTGTTCCGGCACACTGAG GTGTTCCCTCCTGTACCATGGAGTGGTCGATTCCGATCCCATCTTACTGTGGTTTCCCCCAGAGAAGACAGCCAATCACAATGCTTGTATCCTAATTTTGATCATGCCACTCCACCTTACGTCCAAGCATTATCAG TGGTATGTCAGTTGGAGTCCAGTGGCAAGTGGCCAGATGAGGTAAAAGCAATTCAGCAGATCAAGGCTGCCTTTTATGTCAAGATGTCAGAATTGTTGAGCAAAGACCATTCACTATTGTGCTCACCCACCTTCCGCTATTTGGATGTGCTGAAG GAGGGGTTTCTGTTTAGAGTAAAAATTGTTCACCCCTGGGAGGTAGCTCTCAGAAAGAATGCTGCAACACAGAAGACAAAGCAACAGAAGCAAGCCAGCTTAGAAATGGAGAGGGATCTAATTGTACTCCCAACTCTTAGCTCATGTTTATTAGG CATTCATCAAGAATTTCCAGCATTCAGTATTGGAGCTCGGCTGTGTAAACGATGGATGTGCTCTCAACTGTTTTCCAGTCATGTTAGGGAGGAGGTGATTGAGTTGATCGTTTCCGATCTCTTCCAATCTCCTGCTCCTTTGTCACCACCTGG ctctcCCTCGGCAGTGTTGCTGCGCTTCCTGTGCAAGATGAGCAAGTTTGAGTGGAGTAAGGTCAATGATATTGTCCAGAATCTGTTACCACATGAAGAAGACA ATCAAATGGATTTGGCAGCCATGTTTTCATCCCCTCCAGTAGTGATACAGGCTAGAATAAGACAGCTATCAGAGGAGGGATACCAGCTTCTTTCATCACAACTTGATCAGGCTAGCCAGTCAGAAATTGACTACAAA CAAATATTTCGACCTCCTTTACAAGACTATCATGTGCTGATTCATCTACACAAGAAACATGTAGTCCAGACTCAATGCAGTGTGGACTCCACCATGGATGGTCACTCCACTGTGATGAGTAGAAAAATGCTCAAGTTACCTGTAGTTGACTTTGATCCTGTCAAGTTATACCTAAAGGAACTAGAG AATAGTTTCTCTGAATTTGCTTTATTCTTCTACGATCAATATGGCGGAGACTACATTGCTGTCGTATGGAGACCAAACATATGTTTACCCCATTCCTTTAAG GTATCCCAGGCTAATTGTAGAAAACCAGCTAAAAGAAAG GTTGTGGTTGATCTTGATTCAATATTGACTGACTTTCAAGTGATTGGTAACGGCCTAGTGAAATCAGTGGAGATTATGTCTGATCCAAGAACGTGA